One genomic segment of Ctenopharyngodon idella isolate HZGC_01 chromosome 7, HZGC01, whole genome shotgun sequence includes these proteins:
- the LOC127516079 gene encoding protein translocase subunit SecA-like — translation MEAPGKLLSSRLISLHKNGKWEKDDVVKLFNALVEQYNGRNEDFHTWVMKILHQVEIHKISVSDLTMNDNKIVNHVETKINEIKNTDEKTEKKLKDVVEEIQKQGNIDEEIMAEVTDIVSSVSKCLSDSTAPHLQGIKQHLFKICKAVQKKSKKKITPRVTQMVSWCILVLSKSSRLLQVLTGEGKSCIVAMFAAYQAMMGKTPDIISSSPVLAERDAEEWTAFYKELGITVDVNTNKSEDKELKKCYECQVVYGTTQDFAGDFLRQRFHRRDVRPKREFQCVIVDEVDSLMLDKGLEVVYLNSNIPLMESLNGILAEIWLIINQLKHLETGEILGPIQLFSKVLSEIINENKTIDQLSIVQIARDAEIMSIKSSMQMQENTTHVLKQLDNASVVQMVAFLTMFVRNFPEYFFKLYHELPDGNLQKLNDIGSTGKNNKPQISVLLLGNGKCRLVHYDEDSLVKSVGKIIKKCLSELTKEKNESCIPGLEDLINGKVQTWIENALQATKMTLGHEYILHGDGVAPVDYKCTGVVQNNMKWGEGLQQFLEMKHQTKLSNMSLITNFMSNVGLFKKYKNNVYGITGTLGDPTELDMLKKLYDGIDTCKIPSFRRRKLYELEGRVISEEDEWIRTVCNVVQDQVTSTVFRGPRAALVICETIKRAEMFHKTLADTISKHKLKLYVNNNMNNSTITDKIVQAGDVIIATNLAGRGTDLKVSESVNEAGGLFVVQTFLPLNIRVEQQAFGRTARQGSPGSAQLIMCSSHFSDSVKLVMSLNTSLTRLLSCLNQLTATLMLCGSIESEFEEEVNRYLTNHSSQTHGAMVSALTSLLNMNSFSFMESNLDKAKDARNTVVKIRLSGFLEKDIPKIISKEELFSEYLDVLDKVYEDDVFSDQRDVIVPCLHECWGLWLLMNFSEENFSKKSPSLLKEQLKVDLSIANQRFLSNLTPSSMVYYYIRSGNNLREKGRLVESIEMYSKALENGVSREIIPLYNRALATIMKKDTGYITQALADLEKADKEIDSYKSHLDQIHTIVKLSSQEQTSEGETLFTTQFRVKFLVVDLLQMNIRDAVPKLKRAESRGGNVTLTEKLTVFLAEDYIFWSPRVRKELPVELMHIRSLGLDTIFSLNTLFSLSGLLSKMLKQS, via the coding sequence atggaGGCACCAGGAAAACTGCTGTCATCACGACTGATTTCCCTGCATAAGAATGGAAAATGGGAAAAAGATGATGTTGTTAAGTTGTTTAACGCCCTTGTGGAGCAGTATAATGGCAGAAATGAAGATTTTCACACATGGGTGATGAAAATCCTTCATCAAGTAGAGATTCACAAAATAAGTGTGTCAGATTTGACAATGAATGACAATAAAATTGTGAATCATGTTGAGACCAAAATTAATGAGATCAAAAACACTGatgagaaaacagagaaaaaacttAAAGATGTTGTGGAGGAAATTCAAAAACAAGGAAATATTGATGAAGAAATTATGGCAGAAGTTACAGATATTGTGTCATCTGTGTCCAAATGTCTGTCAGATTCTACAGCTCCACATCTACAAGGAATAAAGCAACATTTGTTCAAGATCTGCAAAGCAGTGCAAAAGAAGAGCAAGAAGAAAATAACACCTCGAGTGACTCAGATGGTGAGCTGGTGCATTCTTGTTCTTTCTAAATCGAGTCGGCTCCTTCAGGTTTTAACAGGAGAAGGAAAGTCGTGTATCGTGGCAATGTTTGCTGCATATCAGGCCATGATGGGAAAAACCCCAGATATCATCTCCAGTTCTCCTGTACTCGCTGAAAGAGACGCTGAAGAATGGACTGCATTTTATAAGGAACTAGGTATCACTGTTGACGTCAACACTAATAAATCAGAAGACAAAGAGCTGAAGAAGTGCTATGAATGTCAGGTGGTCTACGGTACGACTCAGGATTTTGCAGGTGATTTTCTGAGACAGCGCTTCCACAGAAGAGATGTGAGACCTAAGAGAGAGTTTCAGTGTGTTATAGTGGATGAGGTGGATTCTCTAATGTTGGACAAAGGTCTTGAAGTGGTCTACTTGAATAGTAATATACCTCTCATGGAATCTCTCAATGGAATACTGGCTGAAATTTGGTTGATCATCAATCAGCTGAAGCATTTAGAGACTGGAGAGATTTTAGGGCCCATTCAGCTCTTCTCTAAGGTTCTGTCTGAaatcataaatgaaaataaaactattgATCAACTCAGTATTGTGCAGATTGCTAGAGATGCGGAAATTATGTCAATAAAATCTTCAAtgcaaatgcaagaaaacaCAACACATGTTCTAAAACAACTAGACAATGCAAGTGTTGTGCAAATGGTGgcatttttaacaatgtttGTGAGAAATTTCCCTGAGTATTTCTTCAAACTATACCATGAATTACCTGATGGAAATTTACAGAAACTAAATGATATTGGTTCCACaggtaaaaataataaaccacAAATATCCGTTCTTCTGTTGGGAAATGGAAAATGTCGTTTAGTGCACTATGATGAGGACTCACTAGTTAAATCAGTgggtaaaatcattaaaaagtgTTTGTCTGAATtaacaaaggaaaaaaatgaatcttgTATCCCAGGCCTTGAAGACCTCATCAATGGCAAAGTGCAAACCTGGATTGAAAATGCTCTGCAAGCCACCAAAATGACTCTGGGTCACGAATACATCCTTCATGGAGATGGAGTCGCTCCAGTCGATTACAAATGCACTGGTGTTGTGCAGAACAACATGAAATGGGGAGAAGGACTTCAGCAGTTCCTGGAGATGAAACACCAAACTAAACTGTCCAACATGAGTCTCATCACAAACTTCATGTCTAATGTGGGTTTATTCaagaaatacaaaaacaatGTATATGGGATCACAGGAACTTTAGGAGACCCAACAGAACTTGACATGCTGAAGAAGCTCTACGATGGCATTGACACCTGTAAAATTCCCTCATTTAGACGAAGGAAACTTTATGAGCTGGAAGGCAGGGTGATATCAGAAGAGGACGAGTGGATCAGGACCGTCTGTAATGTTGTTCAGGATCAAGTGACTTCTACAGTCTTTCGAGGTCCACGAGCAGCTCTCGTCATCTGTGAAACAATCAAACGTGCAGAAATGTTTCATAAGACCCTTGCAGACACCATCTCAAAACACAAACTAAAGCTCTATGTGAATAATAACATGAACAACTCTACAATAACAGATAAAATTGTCCAAGCAGGGGACGTCATCATTGCAACTAATCTAGCAGGTCGAGGTACAGATCTAAAGGTTTCTGAGAGTGTAAATGAGGCAGGAGGACTGTTTGTCGTTCAAACCTTCTTACCTCTGAACATCCGCGTTGAACAGCAAGCCTTCGGACGAACGGCTCGCCAAGGGAGTCCAGGATCTGCTCAACTCATCATGTGCAGCAGTCATTTCTCTGACTCTGTCAAACTAGTGATGAGTCTAAACACATCTCTAACCAGATTACTCAGCTGTCTGAACCAGCTTACAGCTACACTGATGTTATGTGGTTCCATTGAGAGTGAATTTGAAGAAGAAGTTAATCGCTACCTGACAAATCACAGCTCTCAAACTCATGGGGCAATGGTCTCTGCTCTCACAAgccttttaaacatgaattcatTCTCATTCATGGAAAGCAATCTGGACAAGGCAAAAGATGCCAGAAACACTGTGGTGAAGATCAGACTGTCAGGCTTTCTTGAAAAAGACATTCCAAAAATTATAAGTAAGGAAGAGCTTTTTTCTGAATACCTTGATGTTTTGGACAAAGTTTATGAAGATGACGTTTTTTCAGACCAGCGTGATGTCATTGTGCCCTGTCTCCATGAGTGCTGGGGTCTGTGGCTCCTGATGAACTTCAGTGAGGAAAATTTCAGTAAGAAAAGCCCATCCTTGTTAAAGGAACAGCTGAAGGTGGACTTGTCGATTGCAAATCAAAGATTTTTAAGTAATTTAACTCCATCCTCCATGGTCTACTATTACATCAGGTCTGGAAACAATCTGCGTGAGAAGGGACGCCTTGTGGAGAGCATTGAGATGTACAGCAAAGCTCTGGAGAACGGAGTATCTAGAGAGATTATTCCTCTCTATAATCGTGCACTGGCCACTATTATGAAGAAAGACACTGGTTACATCACTCAAGCACTGGCCGATTTGGAAAAGGCTGACAAGGAAATAGATTCATACAAGTCACATCTGGATCAGATTCATACTATTGTGAAATTATCAAGCCAGGAGCAGACATCAGAAGGTGAAACTTTGTTTACTACACAGTTTCGAGTAAAGTTCCTAGTTGTAGACCTACTGCAGATGAACATTCGAGACGCTGTACCGAAGTTGAAGAGGGCTGAAAGCAGAGGAGGAAATGTGACACTGACTGAAAAGCTCACAGTTTTTCTTGCAGAAGACTATATTTTCTGGTCACCAAGAGTTCGGAAAGAGCTGCCAGTGGAATTAATGCACATCAGATCACTAGGTCTTGACACCATTTTCTCTTTGAACACGTTATTCTCTTTAAGTGGCcttttgtcaaaaatgttaaaacagtCTTGA